In Mustela lutreola isolate mMusLut2 chromosome 4, mMusLut2.pri, whole genome shotgun sequence, the genomic stretch atcaaggaagaaaaaccagataGTAAGAAGGCGGAGGAAAACATAAAGACAGATGAACCATCAAGTGAGGAGAGTGATCTAGAAATTGACAATGAAGGTGTGATTGAACCAGATACCGATGCCCCTCAAGAAATGGGAGATGAAAATGCAGAGATAACCGAGGAAATGATGGATCAGGCAAATGATAAAAAAGTGGCTGCCATTGATGCCCTAAATGATGGTGAACTACAGAAAGCCATTGACTTGTTCACAGATGCCATCAAACTAAATCCTCGCTTGGCCATTCTGTATGCCAAGAGAGCCAGTGTCTTCATCAAATTACAGAAGCCAAATGCTGCCATTCGAGACTGTGACAGAGCTATTGAAATAAATCCTGATTCAGCTCAGCCTTATAAGTGGCGCGGGAAAGCACATAGACTTCTGGGCCATTGGGAAGAAGCAGCACATGATCTTGCCCTTGCTTGCAAACTGGATTATGATGAAGATGCTAGTGCGATGCTGAAAGAAGTTCAACCGAGGGCCCAGAAAATTGCTGAACATCGGAGAAAATACGAGCGAAAACGTGAAGAGCGagagatcaaagaaagaatagaaagggtTAAGAAGGCTCGGGAAGAACACgagagagcccagagggaggaagaagccagacGACAATCAGGAGCTCAGTATGGCTCTTTCCCAGGTGGCTTTCCTGGGGGAATGCCGGGTAATTTTCCTGGAGGAATGCCTGGAATGGCAGGGGGGATGCCTGGAATGGCAGGAATGCCTGGGCTCAATGAAATTCTTAGTGATCCGGAAGTTCTTGCAGCCATGCAGGATCCAGAAGTTATGGTGGCCTTCCAGGATGTGGCCCAGAACCCAGCGAATATGTCAAAATATCAGAGCAACCCAAAGGTTATGAATCTCATCAGTAAATTGTCAGCCAAATTTGGAGGTCAAGCATAATGcccttctgacaaataaagcccttgctgaaggaaaagcaacttCGATCACCTAATGGATGTCGCAATAATACAAACCAGTGTACCTCCGACCTTCTcatgaagaaagctggggtgctgTGAAGAGAATCCctacccctctgctccccatgcaACTGAAACATTCTACAATGGTTTGCCATTAGGGTATTCATTCAGATAATGTTTTCCTACTAGGAACTACaaactttaaacactttttaaaccttaaaaatatttaaaaacatattaaaagggtGTGTTAGTCCCTACATTCTTCTTTACtaatcatttcagtttttttcctttggactaATTGGGCAAGGAAGATATTTGAGTGTGGAAGATTCATTGCTCAGTTATAACGAGTGAAATAAAGGTTTATTAGTaggaggcaaataatacattaaaatagatGAAGTTTGAGTTGGAGATACGGTTTCTGAGGCATTTTGACTTgtctttttaaatgctttattttttaaacacaatttatTTTGATAGAACCATTGGGACCACCAGTATTGCAGTCGGACCTGGGTAGGGACCAGAAGTGCTTGGCAGGGCAGCAACAACCTTACTCCTTTTATATAGTGTGCACCCTTGTGCAGATGCATTTAAATCTTACACTGTGGTGAAGGGATGATTTTTATAATGCTGCAGTAGACTTGGATTACTTAGCTGTGTTCTTGtctgatatagaaaataaatgttttgcatTATTTCCACATAGGGGAAATAAgggaatacctttttttttttttttttttttttttaaatatttctgtgtttaGAGTGACCTTTCCTGGTCAGAAAATACCCATCTCTTTGTGTGCTTTCTGCTTATTTTCAtgtccccccttctcccctcccagtACTCTTTGGGCTAAAGATAGTCCTTTTTCACTGGCGTCATCACTATTATCATCATTCACAGCATAATTGTGCAAGTATATGTAATGCTGGGTTTACTATGTAATACATATAGTGATTATGTAAGGTAatacccataaaaaaaaaaaatgggcaaaagacttgaatagacattcttccaaagaagatacataggcagccaacaggcacatgaaaaaatgctaaaCTTCACTAATTGTCAGGAAAACGCAAATCAGAattacaataagatatcacctcacacctatgaGAATGGCTGttctcaaaaagacaaagaaataaaaagtcttggcaaggatgtggagaaaaggaaaccttgTGCGCTGcttgtaggaatgtaaattggtacagccaccatGGAcagcagtgtggaggttcctcaaaaaattcaaaagctttcctcaaaaaaaaaagcttttcagtttgatgtaatcccattttttcacattttaaactaCAGTTCTTTTGCGGTAGGGGGGATTATCAACAGAAGCTTTATTTCTTATTGCTTGAAGGATAACTGAAGGGTAGATGGAGCGAGGGAGTGAAGGATGGAGGGACGGCGGGAGAAGGAATCCTGCGAGGAGAAGGGGCTGCACTGGAGAAGATGAGAAGCGCTTATGGGGTAAAGGGGCAACTGGAAGATAGGAGATGCTGAATGGAGGAGTAAGGAAACTGACAGGGGGCATAAAATTCAGAAACAGCCACGGGCGCAGAGTGGTGGTAGTGAGTTAAAGTACAGTTCTACTGAAGTAAAAGATGTAACGCAAAACTAGGACATTATTCTTGGGTCCTACATAACCTTATGCCAGGCCACAGTGATGCAATGAGCCCATTATATAGGCTGCTACCCATGCCTGCTTTGACCAAAAAGCATGATTCCTGATCTTTGGAATAGCTGAAAAAGAACATGCCTATTCTGGAGCCAGAGTGTgatagaaagggaggaggaaactGGAGTAGTGCCAGAAAAAAACTCACCTTCACTTGCACACAGTTATAGCCTTGGGGTCTATCTCTCACATTTAGTCAGGTTTCACAGGATGCACTATATCTTTACTATTAAAACCCAAGTTATGGAAAACCTCACTTCTCTTCCTTGAGCTTTGCTCCCTTTCAGATGGCAGTACACAAATAATACATTTGCTATTAATTACACAAAATCTCTCTCAGTCTTGTAAATAAAGAGTAAGACACAGTCTCAACAGGTGAACTTATTAACATATATACCTGATATTCAAAGATGTAGATctcaaacaagaacaaaaaaaaaaaagttccctagATTATTCAAAAGCAATTTTACAATTACTTATTAAAGGATAAAGTCAGGCATATTATAATGAAAATTGGTATTAAGGTCTATAAAAGAGTTTGTTCCAATAGTCAAGTAAAATAATTCTACCTTAAATCCTTTTGGGAAGTAAGCAAAGTATGGATCATACAAAAATGAAGAGCAAAATAAGAAGCCTCAGTTCTATCTCATCACGATTTATAAGATTATCTAAAATTAGTATCCTAACTTCTTTTTTCACCAAGGATTCAAAAATACCTTTTATAATTAATCTGATAACATAAAGTAGACTTATGCCAATATCTGTAAGTGAGTTGTAAGTTTCACTTCCTCAgcattccgtgtgtgtgtgtgtgtgtgtgtccagcaAACAAAAAGATTTAGCTTAAGGAAAGATATGGTTGCATGGGTGGTCCCATTTATATGCTCAAAATAGTTGAATCGCTTCAGAATCACTGAAGAATTCGTTTGTGTCTACGCATCTGGCTTGCTGACAGTTTCTCATCCTAAGTCTCACTCCTAGTCTCCACCCAAGAAACTTTGGGGTCTCGGACCTGTTGAGATCACTTTGTGCAATTGACACAATGAATCTAGGCTGACTTAAAACCACTCTATGGAACTCTTGAAGTGACTTTTTGCCTTTGTAAAAGTGAACCCAGAGTGCCAGGTCATTTTTTCCTTGAATCTGGTTTAGCTTTCTTTGttttgagtcttttgggttttgcttttgaAGCACCTCAGGGGCAGTGACCCAAGACAGAAGATAAATAAAGCTAAGCCAACCTCAAGAGAAAAGCAATTGGGGATACCAGGTTTGCTTTTGTAAATGTGAACAGTGACCTGGGGGCTCAGGGTCAACCTTAGTCCCCCAAATTCCCTTTTCCAAACACCAAATCCACCTGGGACTTCAGAGTTCCTTTGCAGATTCCAAAAGTAAAGCAGAtcatttttcctctccctccaaaACACAAAGCCTATGAAAGGGTTCCTAGAGGGCATCAGAGATTTAAACAGCAACGAAAATCCTAAACCATAATACAGTTTTAACGAAGAAATATGAGCAATTAGGCACTAGAGATTCAAGAAAAATGGGTCTTACTAAATTAGTccgaatgggagaaaatacaagTCCTTTTCCTAGTAGATGTTGAAATCAAATGACGAGCTCGGTATGATTTTTAAAGCTCTTGGCTTTACTACCTTTCCAACTATCTCAAAACACCACATATGAAAAACTCCACATGAAGCACAGAAGAGAAGTTTAAGTAGCAGCCAGAAAGGGCCTAGCCAAAAACTGTAAAGAAACAGTACTATGCCTCCACTCACCTCACTTTTTGCCCTCGGGTGTTAATTGCCCTCAAGCTGCCTCAAGCTCTCTGATACAACTGACCCCTAACCCACGCCTACCCTCTTCAAATGTCCCATTTGCCACACCTGTTTTCAGCCAGCCTTTCCACTCCCACCTACGCAGAACCAGGAGCAAACTCTGGGTAGAGCACTCTCTAGAGACTGTTTAAAGGCATCGATCTCTTTAGGTCACTTCACTAGGGTGAACTGCACACAGCAGAAGTAGAATGTTCTCAAGGTATTTTTGATGGTAAGCTATATAGTACTTCTAGATTAGATAAGTTCAGAATTTggaaaaagaggcaaaaattGGAATTTACAGGGGGcgcctgtttggctcagtgggttgaagcctctgccttcagctcaggtcatgatcccagggtcctgggatcgagccccgcatcaggctctctgctcagcagagagcctgcttcccccctctctctgcctgcctctgtgcctacttgtgatctctgtctgtcaaataaataaataaaatctttttaaaaaatggaatttacaTAATCAGATTTATACACACTCACATTtgctttatctttaatttttggtCACTATTGTGGCTAAAATGgcatacaaatacatacatacatatgatttATGGggttaatttctttattaaaattaattttaccaagTAATACATGGTTAACAATCATATAGAGCCTATCATAAAAACCAAcagtcccctgccccacccttccCATTCTTTGAAGCAATCACATTAACTCCTTCTGTTTAGTTCAGTGTCTCTAAATACacttacttttctaatttttgattATCAGCTTACAGCTATCACATATAACAGTTTACCTTACTTATACAGCCTTCCTATTTTTGAAAGCTATTACAACTGttctctatttttgcttttataacttTAATATAATTAAGCTGCTATTTCTTGTTCtgttagttttataaaaatttttaggaCAGGTTTTGAAATGCATTTCACATACTATTCATCCATTTCAAGTATACAAATCAATGGTTTTGAGTATATTCACGGTGTTATGCAACCATCTTAAAcaactttagaacatttttatcactccaTACCACTAGCAGTCACTCTACCAACAGGAGTCATATAACCTGTGGTCTTTTATAACAAGTTTCTGTCAattagcatgatgttttcaagggtcgtccatgttgtagcatgtgtcagtacttcactcctttttatggccaaataatattctattatatgtatatgaCACATTTGTTCATCCATTCCACATTTAATgtacatttggattatttccatttttcagctATTATGAATGACaatgctgtgaacattcatgtacaagtttttgtgtggatatatgtttttatttttcttgagtatATAGTTGGCAGTAGAATTTGttacataaactttttttttttttttttgagattttatttatttatttgaaagacagggagcctgatgcaggctcaatcccaggaccctgagatcacgaactgagcggaaggcagcagcttaacccaccgagccacccaggtgtcccacataaACTTTTAATTAAGAGGCTCTTTCGTGGCGCgtaagtggctcagtggattaagcctctgcctttggctcaggtcatgatctcagggtactgggatcagaccccactttgggctccccacacagcggggagcctgtccaccagccccccaccccgttctgccacctgcctttctgtctacttgtgatatctgtcaaataaataaaatctttaaaaaaaaaaaagaggctcttTTGACTCTCCATTTAATAAtataagaaattaacattttatatgGTTGAGTTTTAAAGTAATTCTTTGGCAACGgggttttaaattatttatattatatatttaaacccaaataacaataaatatttaagtaaagtttcctaaaagttctttataaatactgaaagattttaatgaaattattaacAAGAATTTTTCTAGCCTCtatttctgaaaagcaaaatttctCTAATTacccaaaacaggaaaaaaaatttcaggtaGTTTCCTCAGGTACATTTACCTCAAATAGTTGAGTATAATTTTGAGTACCTTTACAAATGTACTtggcttgtttttcttctgtcatgAGAATACCTAATTCAGCttcctgattaaaaaatgtggcttACATATTGAAAAACAGCACTTACCTAATTACCCAAACTAGAAATCTGCATTCAGCCTGTTTTGGTTGAGATTGGCAGGTGCCCTGTTTGTCTGTTagtttttaagcaggctccatgtccagtatggagcccaatctAAGgcttgaactgagatcaagacctgaactgagatcaagagttgcacgttcaacaaactgagccattcaggcaacCTATTATTCAGTCTGTTTTGACTCCTCTCTTTCACAGTTCTGGCATCTAACTTATTGCCAAATTTTGCCAATTTAACctcctaaatatttcttgaattcaCTTGCTTCATACTTTCCACCCCTACTACTACTATAATCCTAGTTCAGATATCACAACCTCTACCCTAGGGCCTTTTGTGTCACCTATCCTCCCTTGCCTCTGCCTTCTAACACCCCAGATCCATCAATCTTCACACCGCTGCTAGAGAGATCCAGCTAAAATACAAATGCGATCACACCACTCACTAACTTAAAACAGTCAATGGCGTCCCAACTTCTTCAAGATAAAGATCAACTTCTTTACCATGAAATGCAAAGCAATCTTGCCCCTAATTGAGGTTGTTGGGGAGAAAGAATTTACTCTGCCCTTCAAGATTTTTCTaactggactaagaatcaaattgcaATGAGACAGATTaagtgaagaaaattaaatttaatagctTACCTATGGAGAATCTACACAGACATGGGAATTCCATAGACAATGAGGCAACATGAAGCTTATATGAGCTAGAGACAGCAGTAGGGTCTGAGGATACAAAGGGAAGAAGGACCATTATCAGGAAAGTACaaggagatgtttggaaaacaaaggttgCCCTATTATACAGAGAAGATTCTTACGTAAAAGGGAGTCTCCATTACTAGTTCTCTTCCTGGTACAAGCAGACAGTTGAGGGGGAGGTAAGGAGTGTTACCTCtatctgctgggttttgattgcttttaataaaaaaaaatgttcatgccAATGTGGTCCATCTTGGGGTGGCCAACCCTTGGCCCCAACAAGTTCATCCTTTTGGCAGCTTCTCCTGCCTTGTAATTTAAGCTCCTAAACAAGGAATTCTCTTAAAAACCACGATGATCCCCAGGAgattgctcattttctttttctctgtgtggagtccccttcccctccttcaTCATCCATGTAACtcttatttattccataaaatttaaatttcttaaaatttaaatcctGCCTCTCTCAAGAAGCCCCCCAGGGCTTGGGatgggttttctattcttttcatgTCCTCAGAGCACCTGCCACATCTCTATCACAGGATTTTTCACAGCATATTGATGTGTCTGTAATTCCTCCCATTAAGGAATTACATAACAATTCCTTTTGTAGTCTGGGTGATTCATGGCTATTTCAGCCCAGTCTCTTTCCAATATCCCAACAGCTGAAGTGCCTTTACTTCCTCCTAATATACATTGTAAGTGCCTCAACACTGGGAGTTTGTGTTGCTTTCATCTGTATCCTCACATTTGGCCCAGTACCTGGTATATACTAGGCACCAAGTAAATATATGTTAAGATGAAATGTATATGTTACCTTGTGACACAGAATTTTGTAAGTCTAATCTGAACTCACATCTTATATACTAATAATTAGCTATGTTATTTAATGTgaactattaataataaaaacatctctgggggcacctgggtggctcagtgggttaagcccctgccttcagctcaggtcatgatctcagggtcccgagatcaaaccctgcattgggctctctgcttagcggtgagcctgcttccccttctctctctgcctgcctctctgctacttgagatctctgtcaaataaataaataaaatctttaaaagaatatctCTGAATTTTTAGTATCACCTTATAATTATTCTGATAGCTAGTCTATTTATTGACTGATTAATCTGTGCTATAGAATACACTAAAAATATTTCACAACCACAGTTCTGCTCCTGAGATTACCTTTTGTAAACCAGTGATGCCACCATCAAACATGTTAAATAAACATTCCCATGTCATACATTCAATTTTCTGCCCAGATTCATTACATCATCTGCCACACTTATGTAACAAGTGGTTTATGTAATTACTTCACCAATAAAGCTCTTACTTCCAATACTCAGAAAATCAAACCGTGAATCTCATGATGAGAGGTGTTCACTAGACTTTTGATTCTCTCTGTAAGTCATTTTGCTTTATCAAAGCAATGGAGAAATAAGATCTGCTTGTATAAATTAACTGTGTAAGACCTAGAACAATGAAGGAAGATAATATGGAttagccaggggcacctgggtggctca encodes the following:
- the LOC131828647 gene encoding hsc70-interacting protein-like, translating into MDPRKVSELRAFVKMCKQDPSILHTEEMRFLREWVESMGGKIPPATHKTKSEDSIKEEKPDSKKAEENIKTDEPSSEESDLEIDNEGVIEPDTDAPQEMGDENAEITEEMMDQANDKKVAAIDALNDGELQKAIDLFTDAIKLNPRLAILYAKRASVFIKLQKPNAAIRDCDRAIEINPDSAQPYKWRGKAHRLLGHWEEAAHDLALACKLDYDEDASAMLKEVQPRAQKIAEHRRKYERKREEREIKERIERVKKAREEHERAQREEEARRQSGAQYGSFPGGFPGGMPGNFPGGMPGMAGGMPGMAGMPGLNEILSDPEVLAAMQDPEVMVAFQDVAQNPANMSKYQSNPKVMNLISKLSAKFGGQA